From a single Sulfolobus sp. E5-1-F genomic region:
- the msrA gene encoding peptide-methionine (S)-S-oxide reductase MsrA, which translates to MEIATLGGGCFWCTEAVFKRVKGVVSVKPGYSGGHVPNPTYEDVCTDTTGHAEVVQITFDPSIISYKELLEIFFEIHDPTTPNRQGNDIGTQYRSIILYHNEEQRRIAEEMIKEVEKRIGKKVVTELKPFEVFYEAEDYHHDYYDKHNYNPYCRFVISPKIKKFMKLFPEKVKIE; encoded by the coding sequence ATGGAAATTGCAACTTTAGGAGGAGGCTGTTTCTGGTGTACAGAAGCAGTGTTCAAGAGAGTTAAGGGAGTAGTTAGCGTCAAACCAGGTTACTCTGGTGGCCACGTTCCTAATCCCACTTATGAAGATGTATGTACTGATACAACTGGTCACGCTGAGGTAGTTCAAATAACCTTTGATCCATCAATAATTTCCTATAAAGAGTTACTTGAGATATTCTTCGAAATTCACGACCCCACAACTCCTAACAGACAAGGAAACGATATAGGGACACAATATAGGTCCATAATACTCTATCACAATGAAGAACAGAGGAGAATAGCTGAGGAAATGATAAAGGAAGTGGAGAAGAGAATAGGTAAGAAAGTCGTAACTGAATTAAAGCCCTTTGAAGTGTTTTATGAGGCTGAAGATTACCACCACGATTACTATGATAAACACAATTACAATCCGTATTGCAGGTTTGTAATAAGTCCAAAAATAAAGAAGTTCATGAAACTCTTCCCTGAGAAAGTGAAAATTGAGTAA
- a CDS encoding thermopsin family protease encodes MEVNIRLLLLVLTILSIIPVSMIFSPHTNLNVQSLSQSHSLNRVYFPPSAHNISPLKIGDQINPYAYYSSEPAPMGIADYGLSPNGPFIRNTTSWWGIVEINGLSAISNGSSWVSFQLNVVLNYQYNGNTYALWVQDVAVYNTESGETYILDNIWNFTSPKANVNGLEGNGGIYYDSNSGLLYYAYEAPNPTTLTLPATIQLFVSVSTNTNGQPVIYFWYNDGNGWVNYDVVTVTNVFDASNVYFLVDGYTTTGNGLLYDAELVMGGPGGGLCANVFYSDVFFFLYYWNGHNYQEVRNAYNFGSDTAETVNNVNVGEYYYPLYGILTSGLTSGRGSLSQIWNQDNTVQLTIYANTYDGYVYVYNESYPYSTATQYENSIPLSEMSFAGGQVTLTLYPMNYAILVYNQNGQLVGEANINTYSGENAVTSTTQFSVSVSNTILKVAVHSTSTINININAYGTVTVNVIGPQSGLSYSLSQTQFYVDGSGTTTLTINGINTGTYTLIVNVTLFPGYYIIQTITVNVIVITVPFTLTYTVNGQSLPQSPEVTFNFPNGTVMTIPFTSGFTIQVPTGTTYTVQQIIGGGSNVRWATENQVSGTISGSTSISVTYYEQFLVTFNYQVINGQWSYGSPSVTYYYFGTPTVASTPTTVWVDYNSPYQFSQMITSNSERIIGTNYQGTITFPGTITANYYVQYYISVNSPIPVYALVNGKNVSLVSNWYNGSVTINVENITYYPSQLTRDVIISVSPSNIIDVTSPITITVNTITQYYVNVSTPMPIYAIINGKNTTLTSNWYNSGTEINVENITYYPSTSERYVMKSISPGMVFTISSPTNVEITAIKQYFIRVNSVIPVKAYINGTLSYLNSSWINEYTNIGILNYTYYVNSQQRYVILNISPQSFTVKNPLSVNVSTVRQFLVTINNVSTWYNEGSKVLLSANVPIYDVGKFVGTYNVSPGTYITVNSPIVERLVLSPNYVFYGGIAGAVIAIVIAVVLLSKRKGKGK; translated from the coding sequence ATGGAAGTAAACATTAGATTACTCCTTCTAGTCCTTACAATATTGAGTATTATACCAGTAAGTATGATATTCAGTCCACACACAAACCTCAATGTACAATCACTTTCACAATCTCACTCTTTAAATAGAGTTTACTTTCCTCCTTCTGCTCACAATATTTCCCCATTAAAAATAGGGGATCAGATAAACCCTTATGCCTATTATAGTAGTGAACCAGCACCAATGGGAATTGCCGACTATGGTTTATCACCGAATGGTCCATTCATAAGAAATACCACTTCATGGTGGGGAATAGTGGAAATAAATGGCTTGAGTGCAATAAGTAATGGCAGCAGCTGGGTTAGTTTCCAGCTTAATGTTGTGTTAAACTATCAGTATAATGGTAATACTTATGCATTATGGGTTCAAGATGTTGCAGTATATAATACTGAAAGTGGTGAAACATATATTTTAGATAATATTTGGAATTTTACTTCTCCAAAAGCAAACGTCAACGGTTTAGAGGGAAATGGAGGGATTTATTATGATAGCAATAGTGGGCTTTTATATTACGCATATGAGGCGCCTAATCCTACTACATTGACACTTCCAGCAACAATTCAACTCTTTGTGAGTGTATCTACTAATACAAATGGTCAGCCCGTAATTTACTTCTGGTATAATGATGGAAATGGTTGGGTTAACTACGATGTTGTAACAGTGACAAACGTTTTCGATGCTAGCAACGTTTACTTTTTAGTGGATGGTTATACTACGACCGGAAATGGTCTTCTCTATGACGCTGAATTAGTTATGGGAGGGCCTGGTGGTGGATTATGTGCTAATGTTTTTTACTCTGATGTCTTCTTCTTCCTATATTACTGGAATGGACATAATTATCAAGAGGTTAGAAATGCCTATAACTTCGGCTCAGATACTGCTGAAACTGTAAATAACGTAAATGTGGGGGAATATTATTATCCGCTATACGGAATACTCACTTCTGGATTAACGAGCGGAAGGGGATCGCTATCTCAAATCTGGAATCAAGATAATACTGTACAACTAACTATATACGCGAATACTTATGATGGATACGTTTACGTCTACAATGAAAGTTATCCCTATTCGACTGCAACACAGTATGAGAATAGCATTCCTTTAAGTGAAATGTCCTTTGCTGGTGGCCAAGTAACATTAACGCTTTATCCCATGAATTACGCAATCCTAGTTTACAACCAAAATGGACAATTAGTAGGGGAAGCTAACATAAATACTTATTCTGGTGAAAACGCTGTCACTTCAACTACGCAATTTTCAGTTTCAGTTAGCAATACAATACTTAAGGTAGCAGTTCATTCAACATCTACAATAAATATTAACATCAACGCTTACGGCACAGTTACAGTTAACGTCATTGGCCCTCAGAGCGGATTATCTTACTCCTTATCGCAAACTCAATTTTACGTAGATGGAAGTGGAACTACTACGCTAACAATAAATGGTATCAATACTGGAACCTATACGCTAATTGTTAACGTTACGTTATTCCCGGGATATTACATAATTCAGACAATTACGGTAAACGTTATAGTGATTACTGTGCCATTTACCTTAACATATACTGTAAATGGGCAATCATTACCGCAATCACCAGAAGTCACATTCAACTTCCCTAACGGTACTGTGATGACTATTCCGTTTACAAGTGGTTTTACAATTCAAGTACCTACTGGAACTACGTATACAGTTCAGCAAATCATTGGAGGTGGTTCAAACGTTCGATGGGCTACAGAAAACCAGGTTAGTGGTACTATAAGCGGATCAACTAGTATCAGTGTAACTTACTATGAACAATTCCTAGTAACGTTCAACTATCAAGTTATAAATGGACAGTGGAGCTATGGATCACCTAGCGTAACTTATTACTACTTTGGTACACCAACTGTTGCATCAACACCAACAACTGTCTGGGTTGACTACAACTCACCTTATCAATTCTCACAAATGATAACTAGTAATTCAGAAAGGATTATAGGGACAAACTATCAAGGAACAATAACATTCCCCGGTACGATAACAGCAAACTATTATGTTCAATACTACATATCCGTTAACTCACCAATACCAGTATACGCATTAGTAAACGGTAAGAACGTCTCCTTAGTCAGTAATTGGTACAACGGCAGTGTGACAATTAACGTAGAAAACATAACATACTATCCGTCACAACTCACAAGAGATGTCATTATAAGCGTATCCCCTAGTAATATCATAGATGTGACATCACCCATTACGATAACGGTAAACACAATTACTCAGTATTACGTGAACGTTTCAACACCAATGCCAATTTACGCTATAATTAACGGAAAGAACACAACACTAACAAGTAATTGGTATAATAGCGGTACTGAAATAAACGTGGAAAACATAACATACTATCCCTCTACAAGTGAAAGATACGTAATGAAAAGCATATCACCGGGCATGGTATTCACAATAAGCTCTCCAACTAATGTTGAAATAACTGCTATAAAACAATACTTCATCAGAGTCAACTCAGTAATTCCAGTTAAAGCTTACATCAACGGTACTCTCTCTTATCTGAACTCGTCGTGGATTAATGAATACACCAACATTGGAATATTGAACTACACCTACTACGTAAACTCTCAACAAAGATACGTTATACTCAACATTTCACCACAATCGTTCACAGTTAAAAACCCATTAAGCGTGAACGTTTCAACAGTAAGGCAGTTCTTGGTTACGATAAATAACGTATCAACCTGGTACAATGAGGGAAGTAAGGTATTGCTAAGTGCTAACGTGCCAATATACGATGTAGGCAAGTTCGTTGGAAC